The genomic interval TGACTTATCAACCTTGGCTTGTATTCAAACTGGCTACCGTGCCAGAGACAATATTTAAAACAATAGCTTCTATTTGAGACATGACTGGCTTCTCTTCAAAGTCGTCGGCTTTAATATGCAACATTATGGTGTATTGTCTGGTCTGTTATAGATAGTTAAGTTAAAGCTGTTTTTTGTAAAAGATAGATGGAGTGGCATAGGCAACAGATGTGAGAGATCATCATTCAATGAGCTTGTGAAACGAGAACACTTTCTACAGATCCTGATGAAGACACTGCAGAGAATGATTGTGAAGCCAATCATCCAAACAGCCATCCTCAAGTTCAGGTCAATAGTCAAAACCCAACAGTTCTTTCTGTACCAGCAGAAGACCCGCAAATATCTTCCAAAGGTGACTACAATTACTAGAATGAAACAGCAgaaacaattatttttatGTCCATATAACCTTGTTATAGTGACATGTAGTCAACAgtcaaacaattaataatttattgatctGACAGTAGTATAAATTACTAATGATCTGAATAATATCAGGGCTACTTgtaagtataggttatagaccggtggcgagtgtataaacgaaatatACCCCACTCTGCCCATGTTGGCACGAGGGCGAAGCCCGAGTGCTAACGAGCTGGGCGCAGCGgggtgtattcgtttatacacttgccagaaggtctataaccggcttgtagcacTCAGCAGAGGCGTTGATATCcttgcacaaacaattcacatcttgataaaccagcagcccaggcagttatacggcccgatttattgaccggtcaatatgtagcggaagtgggatatgtcacttattgtaagcgaatactggacagTGATTGGCAcagacgaagctagggtgctacaataattattatttaaggTAAACCATTTCAATGTGATCAGCCGAATTTCACATCAGACAAATTCTAGCTGAACTTTACTAATAATAACAGTCAAGAATAGATTATCTATTCTATTCCAAGTAAGACCAAAAAGTCAGAATTCACTTTTCAAACAGCTATCAAATTTTCAACAAAGCTACACAAACATCCTGACCATTAATTCAACTAATTAAAAAAACATTCAATATCTGTCTGACCAGTTGTAATTGGCTCTGACAATTGATCCAGTATTGAAGCGACTTACCcatattttttaaataaaaagTTAGATGCAATAGTTCATTGTACACCAACTGACATAGACAAGCAGATGATCTTTGGACTATGTAGTTTAGATGTCCTAGTAGTGAAATAAGGAATTATCATAATATTACttggcagacagatagataaacaacaCTATAAAGAGACTAACTAGGTGTTATGCTTTGCAGCAAGTGCAACACAACTCAATTTGGTGACAACACTTTGTCACACGATATGCCAAAGAATTGAACAAGGCAATTTTAACATTATGTATTTGCCAAATGTACTGTCTCACCTCACAAGCAGAATTAACAAGCAGACTTGATCAGCATACACCATCTACAGCAAGTCAAAGGATTTTACAGAGTGTCAGCAAAGAAAGGCAGAAAACGAAAGACAGATGTGTTATAGTATCAGAGCTCGCCTTACGAGGTGTTTCACATATAGCCAacttgtatgtttgtcaaCTTAGAGCTCCAGACCTGCAAGAAACAAAAAAGGATAAAAGATATTGTCCATAGGGTAAGTTTCATAGTTAGTTCTAATTAATGACATTTCATGACATTGCAATAAAAGACCTGTTGACAGGACACAGACCATTTCCACAtgttgactgatgatgaacCTGAAGCATCTGAATGTTCCGTGGTAGGCATTGTACATctacagtttgtttgtttcaacaAACCAATTTGAAAGATAGCACCTGTTCATTGCATTACAGGTGTCTGATCATACTTATGCAAGAGCTAGTCCTGCTGCTGTAAGCAACAATACCTCACTACATAAAGAAGACTTCTTCATAACTTACGTTCATGTAACTGTAGGTAATTGATTATACTCATGGACTGACTGGCGACACATCTACAGTGATCAGAAGACCTGTTCCTACCCCTCATCGTGTGCAAGTTGGCAAAGGAACAAAGATTGATTGGATAACAAAAGAAATGTGAAAGCACATGGAAAAACGCGGAAACAATCAGTTTGTATAatgtggtttaattaatacatcagCATTCCTGTGTAACATCTAGTTATCTAGTTGAATAGTAGTTTACTATGTTTGTTCCACAGTATTTCAATCCTCTCCAATTTATCAACAGAACACACATTCTAAttgctatttatttattatttgtaaacATTTGAGACATCTAAAACatcacatacacgcacacacgtacgcacacaaaATAACAGTTAGCTTGGCTGCTACCAGAGTATACTTTGTATTAGATGTTTACATGCACAATCCCTATGCTAGCTAAACTTACACGCAACTCGCTTCAAAAGTTGATAATAGCAGAAAGACCTCCGACGCCAACGAACTTAGGTGTACGTGTACAGCACTGTACACCAGCGTTGTGCGATAATGAAAATAATTGGTATTGCCGATTATTGCCGATTACTTGAAGTCAGTATCACGATTTATCGATTAATCGGTAAGTCTGACCTCGTATTTCATTAATGCTCATttacacacaccttcacaatTTTACACAACAGCACAGCTCCATTCGAGATCATAGTAACACAGTGAAGACTCTATCAGGCAATAGTTACATAACTACTGCAAGTTTTCTGCAAGGAAATCCGAGGCACTCTACGGCACTAACCGGCTGCATGTCTTTAGCAATGAAGTAGGCAACGGCGTCAGTGATCACAGAGGCTCTCTTACTGGATGTTGGTAGCTTTGCTGCGAGTTGGAATGGACTGACGAATGCAGCTTTCTCTCCTACAGTAGATGACATCGAGACGGCCTGATCCTCTTGCGCACGTTTCTCCTTCTGCTTCGCGGGATTTGAGTCTCTTGAGAGACTTGTTTTCATAAACACTAGCGGGTGACGAGATTTCATGTGAGCGGCCAGGTTGGTGGTGTTACCACAGTACTTCAGAACGGCGCCGCATTTGTTGATGGTGCATACAACCTATAGACAGAGCGAAGCCAAAACTGCAATGGCGAAGAGTACCGCCAGACATGCTGCAAGATCTATTACGTGTTTCGGATCCTCAATCTTCCCGTTTTCACCACGGAAGCCAAAGTACCGCCAAACTTCGGAAGAGCACTGCCTAGGAGGCAGGAGACCCGCTTCTTTCAAGTAATTTCTGTCTGGTACTTCCCTTACACTCATTTGAAGTCAAGACTAACAGACACTGCACTGAGCAAACGACCTACACGTGACGACTGAATGCGCATGCCCGATTAATCGATAGGGAGTTCCCCGGCCATCGATGCCTTATCGATGCGTCACAAGCAATCGATAAATCGAATAATCGATTTAATCGCACAACGCTGAGCTGCTGTACACCATGCATGATGCTGTACGTAAGTTACACTCAGTGCGATGTGATGCGCGCTACAACGTACGGGTACGCTTTGAACACGTGCTATGTAACGCACACTAAGAGTCCATGGTGACATTTAACGGGCATCGAGTTAAATAACCTCGAGTTCCGGATTGTTGCGCTCAAAATGGAGGTTCTTGTGGCTTTGCTGGCAGTTCCTACGATTTCAGCTGCTTGGGAGATGAGTCCTGCTCACTTTCCTCCAGAAATCCAACCTCCAGACGAAAACGGATTGGTAGGGCATCTAAAACCGTTTGGTCACCAGAGGCCTCCGGAAGGTCCTGTAATAGAATACGACACCGTACTGCATCCTCGCGACTTCTGGGACAAGCACGTCAGCAAAAAATTGCCATGTGTTTTTCGTGGAGCTGTAAAGGAATCTGGAGCGTACAAACTGTGGACAGACGAGTATCTGAGTGAGAATTATGGAGACAATTTGGTTCTGTATGAGAAAAGGAGTGAGGATCGACAGAAGTCCGCAAAGCAAATGCCATTGAAGGATTTTATTAAAGAGTACAAAAGCGAGGAAAGCAATATTTATGCTGTAACTTTGACGCCTGAAGATATGAGAAAGGATGTTCAGGTATAGATGGTTcattgtatgtctgtttgcttgtttgtctgtctgtctgtatgtatgtatgtatgtatgtatgtatgcagttGAAGATTggaaacatccaggacctttgggtcagagttcgagtgcgggagggccacatacataagttcccttgggcaaggaactaacatacaattgcctctctctccggagtgtcaggttctgtccaagaagcaaagaagaagttacatatagacagtgactgctgatagtgtttcaattgtatactagtatcgtagaaagtatggtagaaagtatcgtagcaagtacttagtagtgtctgcagtaacctgggccctaagggtccttgtaacaaaaaaatgtatgtatgtatgtatgtatgtatgtctttctgtctgtttgtttgtctgtctgtctgattttgGCTATTGGACCTATTCGTGTTTTCTTGTCTTATGAAAATCACTTTGTAGGTGTTGTCATGTTTACTATGTGGGACTTTTTATGAATTCCTGCAAGAATCAAACTTCTGGATGGGATATGGAGGAACTCGTTCAGTAATCCACTATGATGCTGATAACATAATGCACTGCTTAGTAGCCGGCGGAAGGAAAGATTGGATGTTGGTTGCCCatgaagacaaagacaaattaAATATGGCAGGAGGTGGCCAGTTCCAGGGTTCAGGATTTTCTCTTCTTGATTCTGATAAAGTAGACATGGAAATGTACCCAGAAGTAGCTAATGTACCATGGCTTTGGACAACGTTACAACCTggtgattgtgtgtttgtgcctgATGCTCACCTACATCAGGTGCGATCATACGGCCGTGTAATATCTGCAACAGTGTTGTTTACACCATTCCCGTACTTTAACGATACTGGCTGTGATAAAGCAACATTTGGCTACACGGATCTTAGTCAAGTGTACCTTCATTGGACATACAAAAAAGGAGATAAGGCCAGATTGTagttaactttaattaattaacttgcaaTGTCTGGATGGTGGTAATGCAAAATTTGTTATGTTACAATATAGTCcatgtcttaattaatagtattATATTGAGTAGTGACTACTACACGAAAGATGAGCTTAGATGTTTACATTGTGAgaataataattttttgtgTTGGGAAGGTGATTGACATGGGCTATATGAATCCTGAGCAGCTCAGAGCAAATCTGAGAACAATTCTCAATGATGAAAAGGTTGTCACTCAAGAGAAGTTCAATGACATTGTTCTTGCTGGAGCAGAAATAGACGTATCTCCTCCATATCTATTTACTTTATTGGATACACATGGCCGAGGTTATCTCACTGAAGATGATATAAATACAATGTCTCATGACTTGTTGAAGCAATTTGCACGAGCTATTGATCCACCACATGGTGAGTATGAGGATGAGGAAGAGGAGACTGAGGATGATTCTATGAATGTGACTGGTcatgatgatcatgatgaACTTTGACTTATGCAAATTCATTTGATCTCTGCTAGGTTATTTCATCAAATTAGGCAATAACCAATCTAGAAATGACCACGTGACTTTAGGTGTAGTAGTTTTCAATGAAATGAGTTTGAGACTTATTTAGATATCTGAAAGTTTGTACAGATGgaactgtgtgtgtctattaTAACTACACAGATGTTCTAGTGGCTTGCCATTAGTGTAGCATATAATGTACATTTTTGGTCAGTCAGACCAGTGGTAAAACATATTGGCTCTATGGCATAGGCATAAGTGTTTCAGAGGCTCTAGCTACAGTTCATGTTggtatgcatgtgtttgtttagcaatctgtttgtttatatctATGATACAAGGACAGACGTTTTTGTAAGCCCGCAGTCTATAAAATAcccacaagcaaacagataaacgtgtgtgtgtgtgtgtgtgtgtgtgtgtgtgtgtgtgtgtgtgtgtgtgtgtgtgagtgagtgagtgagtgagtgtgtgtgtgtgtgtgtgtgtgtgtgtgtgtgtgtgtgtgtgtgtgtgtgtcagtgacatgtacagtgtgtcaaccagtctgcctgtctgtctgtctatctgtctgtctatctgtctgtcatcactCAAAGATGTCGGTTTACTAGTCAACGAGAAAAGTGCGAGTTGTTCAATACATCAGATTCTGTACAATCTTTTGGTTCTGTTCCTGTGGTCTCACATGGCACAGAGATTCTAGGGATTCCCATCGGCTGCCACCAGTTTGTGCAAACTAGATGCTCCAAGATTGCTAATTCAGGTCACGCTCTTTGCTCAGAGCTCGTAAAGTTGAGGTGCTCTCAGAGTGCAACTCTCTTGCTAAGATTTTGCCACGTGACTTGGATGAACCAAATAGCTAGGTGCGTGTCTCCTTATTCTTTTGAATATGCTGCAAAACTACATGATGCCATGACCCGGTCTACCTTTGTCCAGATATTGGGCTTGGACTCTATTGATGATTTCACCTGGAATCAAGCCTcattaaacatcaaattggGTGGGTTTGGCTTGTCTGAAGTCAACAAGAGTAAATGCTCGGCATACGTCTCTTCATGGGCTCAATCTGTCAGAGATTTGCCTAATCGCTTTTCCTCACTTTCACAACGTATTCAAGATCTGGTGGAAAACGATTCCACATCCTCTTCACTTGGCTTCGACATTCATTCAGCTGTCAAGTCCTTGCCTCCAGTTAGATTAGGAGACGATGAAACACCAGGCCTTAATCATTGTCAACCCTTTCAGCTACAAAGGGTAAGCTTCAGCACAATCTAAGCTCAGAAATTGGCCTTTTGAGTGcagctcattgtctgtcttctgcacCTCATAGAAGGGATGCTGCAAGATTATGTTCTGCTCAAGGTAGGGGGTCTGAGGCTTGGTTAGAGGCCTTACCATCCTCAGATAGGTACGCATTTATCGCAAAGGATTTCCGTCTAGCGTCCTATCTGAGGCTTGGTCTACCAATGCTCTTTAAGtcatgcataaacaaatgtgaatgtggagtaGAATTGGATGGAACTGGGTATCATCTCACCTG from Corticium candelabrum chromosome 22, ooCorCand1.1, whole genome shotgun sequence carries:
- the LOC134197246 gene encoding uncharacterized protein LOC134197246 — protein: MSVREVPDRNYLKEAGLLPPRQCSSEVWRYFGFRGENGKIEDPKHVVCTINKCGAVLKYCGNTTNLAAHMKSRHPLVFMKTSLSRDSNPAKQKEKRAQEDQAVSMSSTVGEKAAFVSPFQLAAKLPTSSKRASVITDAVAYFIAKDMQPVSAVECLGFPCRKLAVVM
- the LOC134197538 gene encoding uncharacterized protein LOC134197538 → MEVLVALLAVPTISAAWEMSPAHFPPEIQPPDENGLVGHLKPFGHQRPPEGPVIEYDTVLHPRDFWDKHVSKKLPCVFRGAVKESGAYKLWTDEYLSENYGDNLVLYEKRSEDRQKSAKQMPLKDFIKEYKSEESNIYAVTLTPEDMRKDVQVLSCLLCGTFYEFLQESNFWMGYGGTRSVIHYDADNIMHCLVAGGRKDWMLVAHEDKDKLNMAGGGQFQGSGFSLLDSDKVDMEMYPEVANVPWLWTTLQPGDCVFVPDAHLHQVRSYGRVISATVLFTPFPYFNDTGCDKATFGYTDLSQVYLHWTYKKGDKVIDMGYMNPEQLRANLRTILNDEKVVTQEKFNDIVLAGAEIDVSPPYLFTLLDTHGRGYLTEDDINTMSHDLLKQFARAIDPPHGEYEDEEEETEDDSMNVTGHDDHDEL